The Microbacterium paraoxydans genome includes a window with the following:
- a CDS encoding transglutaminase-like domain-containing protein, translated as MTLWSLGYVLVGVLLATAAAWPVYESSRALAVGIVGGLLGMAVAVVARILRWGTPLAALAAAGVYLLVSVPLAIPSALTSVPAFLGGVRDAVLGVVLGWKQMLTLNPPLGEYQAVLIPFLVVMLSGSFVATLLVWSGGRRAVAAVPVVVAMSVFGIAFGVSGTSSPVSVAGVELPAPREWLIGVAVFVVSLVWLVGRTRLQRAAALRSVAAANISRRATPAWLTVRRHLLSAGLAVIALAAGFAIAPAAAGWSDRSVLRDEIEPMVVVQEQPSPLSSYRSWFAGGMLDTPVVQLEGDPGAVDRLRLVTLDAYDGEDFHIDADDRFSRLPRSALPGPGRVTMEITIGEGYRGIWVPSPAGLAEAPAFSGERADALADGFHVNADGDTAITVADAPGGGEGVVPGDRYAVLIDAPGKPGDLTALQGGRSTLDTDRYPALVEWAEMQEQPRTGAGYLEVIDRLRSRGYLSHALLEDEAAAGWIAALQQSEGYAFAPSYAGHSAARIEELFTALTEQERRAGADAKPEMLVSAVGDDEQFSVAAALLAQHWGLESRVVMGARLAGADEVPGIPACGDVCTGANMSAWVEVRTSGGEWIPVDTTPQYSMLPSTLTEGEQLPEHPTVPEQPRSEALDPPQAQSDANNDAPPLEEPASEVLAVLLPILRGVGLGLLALLLLALPFLVLLVAKSRRAHARRTAPDPEVRLAGAWEELADVYADHDVPMAGQGTRTQRAQSSGRAAAQRLAALVDRAVFAEHPPTPEDATAAWALVDAERAELAKTGTRWQRLRARIRPTSFVARTRSLRLPGFGARPMLGTLGWTGSLDDRKKGDS; from the coding sequence TTGACCCTCTGGTCGCTGGGATACGTGCTCGTCGGCGTGCTCCTCGCCACAGCGGCCGCCTGGCCGGTCTATGAGTCGTCCCGGGCCCTCGCCGTGGGGATCGTCGGCGGCCTCCTCGGCATGGCCGTCGCCGTCGTCGCGCGCATCCTGCGCTGGGGAACGCCGCTCGCCGCGCTTGCCGCAGCCGGTGTGTACCTGCTGGTCTCGGTGCCACTGGCCATCCCGTCCGCGCTCACCTCCGTGCCCGCATTCCTCGGCGGCGTGCGGGACGCGGTGCTCGGGGTCGTGCTGGGCTGGAAGCAGATGCTCACCCTGAACCCGCCGCTGGGCGAGTACCAGGCGGTCCTCATCCCCTTCCTCGTCGTGATGCTGTCCGGCTCGTTCGTCGCCACGCTCCTCGTCTGGAGCGGGGGCAGGCGGGCGGTGGCCGCCGTCCCCGTGGTCGTGGCGATGAGCGTCTTCGGCATCGCCTTCGGCGTGAGCGGCACGTCCTCCCCGGTCTCGGTGGCCGGAGTCGAGCTCCCCGCGCCCCGGGAATGGCTGATCGGCGTCGCCGTCTTCGTGGTGTCCCTCGTCTGGCTCGTCGGACGCACGCGGCTGCAGCGCGCCGCCGCCCTGCGCAGCGTGGCGGCGGCGAACATCTCCCGCCGTGCGACCCCCGCCTGGCTCACCGTGCGCCGGCACCTCCTCTCCGCGGGGTTGGCCGTGATCGCCCTGGCCGCGGGCTTCGCGATCGCTCCCGCGGCGGCCGGCTGGTCGGACCGCTCCGTCCTCCGCGACGAGATCGAGCCCATGGTGGTGGTGCAGGAGCAGCCGAGCCCGCTCAGCTCGTATCGATCCTGGTTCGCCGGCGGCATGCTGGACACGCCGGTCGTGCAGCTGGAAGGCGATCCCGGTGCCGTGGATCGCCTCCGTCTGGTCACCCTCGACGCCTACGACGGCGAGGACTTCCACATCGACGCCGACGACCGCTTCAGCCGCCTGCCCCGTTCGGCCCTCCCCGGCCCCGGCCGGGTGACGATGGAGATCACGATCGGCGAGGGCTACCGGGGGATCTGGGTTCCGTCGCCGGCCGGCCTCGCCGAGGCTCCCGCCTTCTCCGGGGAGCGGGCGGACGCGCTCGCCGACGGCTTCCACGTGAACGCCGACGGCGACACCGCGATCACCGTCGCCGACGCGCCGGGCGGCGGGGAGGGGGTGGTGCCCGGGGATCGCTACGCCGTGCTCATCGATGCGCCGGGCAAGCCCGGTGACCTCACAGCGCTCCAGGGCGGACGCTCGACCCTCGACACCGATCGGTACCCGGCGCTCGTCGAATGGGCCGAGATGCAGGAGCAGCCGCGGACCGGCGCCGGCTACCTCGAGGTGATCGATCGCCTGCGGTCCCGCGGCTATCTCAGCCACGCGCTGCTGGAGGACGAAGCGGCCGCCGGTTGGATCGCCGCTCTGCAGCAGTCCGAGGGGTATGCCTTCGCGCCCAGCTATGCCGGGCACTCCGCCGCCCGCATCGAAGAGCTCTTCACGGCGCTGACCGAGCAGGAGCGGCGGGCGGGCGCCGACGCGAAGCCGGAGATGCTCGTGTCGGCGGTCGGCGACGACGAGCAGTTCTCCGTGGCCGCGGCTCTCCTCGCGCAGCACTGGGGGCTGGAGTCCCGGGTGGTGATGGGCGCGCGCCTCGCCGGCGCGGACGAGGTCCCGGGGATCCCCGCCTGCGGCGACGTGTGCACCGGCGCGAACATGAGCGCGTGGGTCGAGGTTCGCACCTCAGGGGGAGAGTGGATCCCCGTCGACACCACGCCCCAGTACTCCATGCTGCCGAGCACCCTCACCGAGGGCGAGCAGCTGCCGGAGCATCCCACGGTCCCCGAGCAGCCGCGGTCCGAGGCGTTGGACCCGCCGCAGGCGCAGAGCGACGCGAACAACGACGCGCCGCCGCTCGAGGAGCCGGCGTCGGAGGTCCTCGCCGTCCTGCTGCCGATCCTCCGGGGTGTCGGCCTCGGCCTCCTCGCCCTGCTGCTGCTCGCCCTGCCCTTCCTCGTGCTCCTCGTCGCGAAGAGCAGGCGCGCACACGCGCGCCGCACGGCCCCGGATCCCGAAGTCCGTCTGGCCGGCGCCTGGGAGGAGCTCGCCGACGTCTACGCCGATCACGACGTGCCCATGGCCGGGCAGGGCACCCGGACGCAGCGCGCGCAGTCGAGCGGTCGCGCGGCCGCGCAACGGCTCGCCGCCCTCGTGGACCGTGCCGTGTTCGCCGAGCACCCGCCGACTCCCGAGGACGCGACGGCCGCGTGGGCCCTCGTGGACGCGGAGCGGGCGGAGCTCGCCAAGACGGGGACACGGTGGCAGCGCCTGCGTGCCCGCATCCGGCCGACCTCGTTCGTGGCCAGGACGCGGTCGCTGCGCCTCCCCGGCTTCGGTGCACGACCCATGCTCGGTACGCTCGGATGGACCGGTTCACTGGATGACCGGAAGAAGGGGGACTCATGA
- a CDS encoding DUF5684 domain-containing protein — MTAPADSGLATMLVIIVGLGLLVGLAVYVWYALALSRLFPRIDGEGWKGWVPVLNEAEILARGGVPAWSVVFYFIPIVQLYGIYLKVVATHRINRRFGRGAGMTVLAILLPPVWATVLAWGPAPYPEGDRLAALQPGPRRSAPPATAPARDASGYTIPSLAPAGTGSPETPSLIFPDYAAPPAVVPAPGAPTAEPAAPRSFAPPAASPTSPPAPSVASSPSAPPSPTFAPPAPSAPSPAAAVPPAPPTPPAARVSPPAPVLPPAAPAPQPEPPVAAQPPTGIMAAMGDAPPPAPQPAPAPAVPPAEQIPASAPTTEANRVVRPVPPSFRDAGQAEAPPMPTIRPVPSPADAPAAAQSAPVPAPAAPEGLIPDVDKTVVTPRPTDDDLDATVVVARKRGVRRVLVLDDGRRFSLSGASVVIGRNPTGEPGEQRLAIPDTTRTLSKTHARLVVQEDEWRLTDLHATNGVVVVADDGSETLLDAGESVVGTGRFILGEVGMHVVAERDS; from the coding sequence ATGACCGCGCCCGCGGACTCCGGTCTGGCCACGATGCTCGTCATCATCGTCGGACTCGGCCTGCTCGTCGGCCTGGCCGTCTACGTCTGGTACGCCCTCGCGCTCTCGCGCCTATTCCCCCGGATCGACGGGGAGGGGTGGAAGGGCTGGGTGCCCGTCCTGAACGAGGCCGAGATCCTCGCACGCGGGGGAGTGCCCGCCTGGTCGGTGGTGTTCTACTTCATCCCGATCGTCCAGCTCTACGGGATCTACCTCAAGGTCGTCGCGACCCACCGGATCAACCGGCGCTTCGGACGGGGCGCCGGCATGACGGTGCTCGCCATCCTGCTGCCGCCGGTCTGGGCGACCGTCCTCGCCTGGGGCCCCGCCCCCTATCCCGAGGGCGACCGTCTCGCGGCGCTCCAGCCCGGGCCGCGCCGCAGCGCTCCGCCCGCGACGGCTCCTGCGCGTGATGCCTCGGGGTACACGATCCCCTCCCTCGCCCCGGCCGGGACCGGATCGCCGGAGACGCCGTCCCTGATCTTCCCCGACTACGCCGCGCCGCCCGCGGTGGTTCCGGCCCCCGGCGCGCCGACCGCCGAGCCGGCGGCCCCGCGGTCGTTCGCTCCGCCTGCCGCGTCCCCGACATCCCCGCCGGCACCGTCCGTGGCATCCTCGCCGTCGGCTCCGCCGTCCCCGACCTTCGCACCCCCGGCACCGTCTGCTCCCTCTCCCGCGGCCGCGGTCCCCCCGGCACCGCCGACCCCGCCCGCGGCGCGCGTCTCGCCCCCGGCACCCGTTCTCCCGCCCGCCGCCCCGGCGCCGCAGCCGGAGCCGCCCGTCGCAGCGCAGCCGCCGACGGGGATCATGGCCGCGATGGGCGACGCGCCTCCGCCGGCCCCGCAGCCCGCGCCGGCACCGGCCGTCCCGCCGGCCGAGCAGATCCCGGCCTCCGCGCCGACGACGGAGGCGAATCGTGTCGTGCGCCCGGTGCCGCCGTCGTTCCGCGACGCTGGTCAGGCCGAGGCCCCGCCGATGCCGACGATCCGTCCCGTCCCGTCTCCGGCCGATGCCCCCGCGGCAGCGCAGAGCGCGCCCGTACCGGCTCCGGCTGCGCCCGAGGGCCTCATCCCCGATGTCGACAAGACCGTGGTGACGCCGCGTCCCACCGACGACGACCTCGACGCCACGGTGGTCGTCGCCCGCAAGCGCGGGGTGCGGCGCGTCCTCGTGCTGGACGACGGTCGTCGGTTCTCGCTGTCCGGCGCGAGCGTCGTGATCGGCCGGAACCCCACCGGGGAGCCGGGCGAGCAGCGGCTGGCCATCCCGGACACCACCCGCACGCTGTCGAAGACCCACGCCCGCCTGGTGGTGCAGGAGGACGAGTGGCGCCTGACCGACCTGCACGCCACCAACGGCGTCGTCGTGGTGGCCGACGACGGCTCGGAGACGCTCCTGGACGCCGGTGAGAGCGTGGTGGGCACCGGCCGGTTCATCCTGGGCGAAGTGGGCATGCACGTCGTCGCGGAGCGCGATTCGTGA
- a CDS encoding PP2C family protein-serine/threonine phosphatase produces the protein MTVESVVLRVAALTDTGLTRTANEDAVLDARPVFLVADGMGGHDAGDRASAAVVAAFEPLRGRTVDVGDISDALSRAAAVVEGIAAAHARGAGSTVTGVALVDHEGAPHWLVFNVGDSRVYRHHGTELAQLTIDHSLGQELVDAGELRPEDLASFSRRNVITRAVGAPDSTADSWLLPVVDGERLLLCSDGLTGEVSDEAIRATLTMNGRPETAAAALVRRALQGGGRDNISVLVIDVVSGGARTRPDDATGGRAAVSAVTDSMLEGTTVPVRAR, from the coding sequence GTGACCGTGGAATCCGTCGTCCTCCGGGTCGCCGCGCTGACCGACACCGGGCTCACGCGGACGGCCAACGAGGACGCGGTGCTCGACGCGCGTCCGGTCTTCCTGGTCGCCGACGGCATGGGCGGGCACGACGCCGGTGATCGCGCCAGCGCGGCCGTCGTCGCCGCCTTCGAGCCGCTGCGCGGGCGGACGGTCGACGTCGGCGACATCAGTGACGCGCTGAGTCGAGCCGCGGCCGTCGTCGAGGGCATCGCCGCCGCGCACGCCCGCGGTGCGGGCAGCACCGTGACGGGTGTGGCCCTCGTGGATCACGAGGGTGCGCCGCACTGGCTCGTCTTCAACGTGGGGGACTCCCGGGTCTACCGGCACCACGGTACCGAGCTGGCGCAGCTCACGATCGACCACTCCCTCGGACAGGAGCTCGTCGATGCCGGGGAGCTCCGCCCCGAAGACCTGGCCTCATTCTCGCGCCGCAACGTCATCACGCGCGCGGTCGGGGCTCCGGACAGCACCGCGGACAGTTGGCTGCTCCCCGTCGTCGACGGCGAGCGGCTCCTCCTGTGCTCCGACGGACTCACCGGCGAGGTGAGCGATGAGGCCATCCGCGCGACGCTGACCATGAACGGCCGCCCGGAGACCGCGGCGGCGGCCCTCGTCCGCCGCGCGCTGCAGGGCGGAGGACGAGACAACATCTCGGTCCTGGTGATCGATGTCGTCTCCGGCGGCGCACGCACGCGTCCCGACGACGCCACGGGCGGACGGGCCGCCGTGTCCGCGGTCACCGATTCGATGCTCGAGGGCACGACGGTCCCGGTGCGAGCGCGATGA
- a CDS encoding S8 family serine peptidase, translating into MRRRAALATLVVGAAVWGTPAAVVAAPTAPTTIVSMATGACEPGTVVFAPEAPSALAALGAEDANRLATGKGVVVAVVDSGIDAGNPHLAGVVVGGVNLVGDDERGDGLSDLTGHGTAIAGQIAAQPVSGSGVVGLAPDARLLSVRAFRSDSPQDIDKGWGPSAQRLADGINWAADNGADIINVSSSQETDSPALRAAVEHAAAVGALVVASGGNRASDPEAEDGARYPAAYEQALGVSAADATGLATDSSIHGPQVGVTAPGANVLTAATGGGDCLFASDAPASSFATGYVSAAAALVAEAHPEDPPAGWAYRLTATALRADADNRDDVNGWGFIRPSAAIQLLPDPTTRGPVSPFFDTGESAVRPPVVSVEPDHGVPPFVLTREVALIAAIAGASLLGVLGILIVLRRRRETPADAAVEVERQGGLLDRPDPEA; encoded by the coding sequence ATGCGCCGCCGCGCCGCTCTCGCCACCCTCGTGGTGGGTGCTGCCGTATGGGGGACGCCGGCCGCCGTGGTGGCCGCGCCGACCGCTCCCACGACGATCGTGTCGATGGCGACCGGCGCCTGCGAGCCCGGCACCGTGGTGTTCGCTCCCGAGGCGCCGTCGGCACTCGCGGCCCTCGGGGCGGAGGATGCGAACCGTCTCGCCACCGGGAAGGGCGTCGTCGTGGCGGTCGTCGACTCCGGGATCGACGCCGGCAACCCGCACCTCGCCGGCGTCGTCGTCGGGGGCGTGAACCTCGTCGGCGACGACGAACGCGGCGACGGCCTGAGCGATCTGACCGGGCACGGCACCGCCATCGCCGGGCAGATCGCGGCGCAGCCCGTCTCCGGCTCCGGCGTGGTGGGGCTCGCCCCCGATGCGCGCCTGCTGTCGGTGCGCGCGTTCCGCAGCGACTCGCCGCAGGACATCGACAAGGGGTGGGGACCGAGCGCCCAGCGCCTCGCCGACGGCATCAACTGGGCGGCGGACAACGGCGCGGACATCATCAACGTCTCGTCGTCGCAGGAGACGGACTCGCCTGCGCTGCGCGCGGCGGTGGAGCACGCGGCCGCCGTCGGAGCGCTCGTCGTCGCCAGTGGCGGCAACAGGGCCTCCGACCCGGAGGCCGAAGACGGAGCCCGGTATCCCGCCGCCTACGAGCAGGCGCTCGGCGTCAGCGCGGCCGATGCGACGGGGCTCGCGACCGACAGCTCGATCCACGGTCCGCAGGTCGGGGTCACGGCCCCCGGCGCGAACGTGCTCACCGCGGCGACCGGCGGCGGCGACTGCCTGTTCGCCTCCGACGCCCCGGCATCGAGCTTCGCGACCGGCTACGTGAGCGCGGCGGCGGCCCTGGTCGCCGAGGCGCACCCGGAGGATCCGCCCGCGGGGTGGGCGTACCGGCTCACGGCGACCGCACTTCGCGCGGATGCCGACAACCGCGATGACGTGAACGGCTGGGGCTTCATCCGGCCCTCCGCCGCCATTCAGCTCCTCCCCGACCCCACCACCCGCGGACCCGTCAGCCCCTTCTTCGACACCGGGGAGAGTGCGGTGCGGCCCCCGGTCGTGAGCGTCGAGCCCGACCACGGGGTGCCGCCGTTCGTCCTCACCCGCGAAGTGGCCCTCATCGCCGCGATCGCCGGGGCGAGCCTGCTCGGAGTCCTCGGCATCCTCATCGTCCTCCGGCGACGCCGGGAGACCCCCGCCGACGCGGCGGTCGAGGTCGAACGACAGGGCGGCCTCCTCGACCGCCCCGACCCCGAAGCCTGA
- the eccB gene encoding type VII secretion protein EccB, which yields MATKKDLIEAQGFSRRRLLSAFTGGAPGGKELEPAKPLRAVIAGIALTVGVILVGVFWGIMQPGLPGDWQNNRLIVATDTGARYVSVEGTLYPVINTASARLLIPAGEFKVVRTDQAALDGIPVGGSIGILGAPDDLPTPSALINTAWTACIDDSAGTAVSLSGAPIAEPSTGTGAVVQRGDELFVIADGLRYAVPADDANAVLRAVGLGTSDVIEVDGRWLNLFESGADLEPIRLNAVGARVPGTDLTAGTIVHVQGSPADERYVALATGELARLSPLAYQLYLLGSAQEAGADEEEVSPAEVADVPTVPNAGGDDWPTLPLTPLASGETPCAVLGDDARTVLGSTSTELPEDRDRVAVTVGGGALVQTSGPSDEAVGMAVLVDESGTAYAIPGAVPDESAEDAASGPLAQLGYAPGDVGRVPSAWIDFFAAGPALTTEAARESPGSGDE from the coding sequence ATGGCGACCAAGAAGGACCTGATCGAAGCCCAGGGCTTCAGCCGACGACGGCTCCTCTCCGCCTTCACCGGCGGTGCCCCCGGCGGCAAGGAGCTCGAACCGGCCAAGCCGCTGCGCGCCGTCATCGCGGGCATCGCCCTCACCGTCGGCGTGATCCTCGTCGGCGTGTTCTGGGGCATCATGCAGCCGGGCCTCCCCGGCGACTGGCAGAACAACCGCCTCATCGTCGCCACCGACACGGGCGCCCGCTACGTCTCGGTCGAGGGGACGCTGTACCCCGTCATCAACACCGCCAGCGCCCGCCTGCTCATCCCCGCCGGCGAGTTCAAGGTCGTGCGCACGGATCAGGCCGCCCTCGACGGCATCCCGGTCGGCGGTTCGATCGGCATCCTCGGTGCCCCTGACGACCTGCCCACCCCGAGCGCCCTCATCAACACGGCATGGACCGCGTGCATCGACGACTCTGCCGGGACCGCCGTCTCGCTGTCAGGGGCGCCGATCGCGGAGCCGTCGACGGGCACCGGGGCCGTGGTGCAGCGCGGTGATGAGCTCTTCGTGATCGCCGACGGCCTCCGCTACGCCGTCCCCGCCGACGACGCCAACGCGGTGCTGCGCGCGGTCGGCCTCGGCACCAGCGACGTCATCGAGGTCGACGGACGCTGGCTCAACCTCTTCGAGAGCGGCGCCGACCTCGAGCCGATCCGCCTGAACGCCGTCGGCGCCCGGGTGCCGGGGACCGACCTGACGGCGGGCACGATCGTGCACGTGCAGGGCAGCCCCGCGGACGAGCGCTACGTGGCCCTCGCGACCGGAGAGCTCGCGCGCCTCAGCCCGCTCGCGTACCAGCTCTACCTGCTCGGCAGCGCGCAGGAGGCCGGCGCGGACGAGGAAGAGGTGTCCCCGGCGGAGGTGGCCGACGTTCCCACCGTTCCGAACGCCGGTGGCGACGACTGGCCCACGCTTCCGCTGACGCCGCTCGCCTCCGGCGAGACCCCGTGCGCGGTCTTGGGCGACGACGCCCGCACCGTCCTCGGGTCCACGAGCACCGAGCTGCCGGAGGACCGCGACCGTGTCGCCGTCACGGTCGGCGGTGGGGCCCTCGTGCAGACGAGCGGCCCGTCGGACGAGGCGGTGGGCATGGCCGTGCTCGTCGACGAGTCCGGAACCGCCTATGCCATCCCGGGCGCCGTGCCGGACGAGTCGGCGGAGGACGCCGCCAGCGGACCGCTCGCCCAGCTCGGTTATGCCCCCGGCGACGTCGGGCGGGTGCCGAGCGCGTGGATCGACTTCTTCGCCGCCGGGCCGGCGCTGACCACAGAGGCCGCGAGAGAGTCGCCCGGCTCCGGGGACGAGTGA
- the eccD gene encoding type VII secretion integral membrane protein EccD, which yields MSQSGTVAGTVLRISVVSDDRRLDVGVPSQVPLVEIIPGFARSLGVLDPTLTHGGYALQRADGTPLDPARGAAAQGVHDGELLTLVRGGLMREPRVYDDVVEAVIDATAEQHNSWTPADSSRTALFVSLTFLALCAVLLVATPPTSLLPAIIAGSGAVVLSVAAAVLMRLRQPEAGHALGLTAAAYGGLAGYLAVPAQSIWGWPLAALGLGLVVVGGLSLAVTQDKPEIHLVPIALGASIGITATAAAVFGDPLASYALMLATTALLANGIPWLALSSTRIRVISPQSDADMFSAPQPIDAEEVKRRAAAGTRTLIALRAALGLAALIATPLVAASGVTGAVLCVLAFVGMMFQSRQMHARLGVLVLMAIGAIGLAATGVTVALALPDVRTWMLLILVVATVVLIGLTLLTPKARLRLTRLGDTVEVVALALLLPLGVITAGLV from the coding sequence ATGAGCCAGAGCGGCACCGTGGCAGGAACCGTGCTGCGGATCTCCGTGGTCAGCGACGACCGCAGGCTCGACGTGGGGGTGCCGTCGCAGGTCCCCCTGGTCGAGATCATCCCCGGCTTCGCCCGCAGTCTCGGCGTGCTCGACCCGACCCTCACGCACGGCGGATACGCGCTGCAGCGGGCGGACGGCACGCCCCTCGACCCCGCTCGCGGTGCTGCGGCCCAGGGCGTGCACGACGGCGAGCTGCTGACCCTGGTGCGCGGCGGGCTCATGCGCGAGCCGCGCGTCTACGACGACGTCGTGGAAGCCGTGATCGACGCGACGGCGGAGCAGCACAACTCCTGGACCCCCGCGGACAGCTCCCGCACCGCCCTCTTCGTCAGCCTCACCTTCCTCGCCCTCTGCGCCGTGCTCCTCGTCGCGACGCCGCCGACGTCTCTGCTCCCGGCGATCATCGCGGGATCGGGCGCGGTCGTGCTCAGCGTCGCCGCCGCCGTGCTGATGCGGCTGCGGCAGCCCGAGGCCGGTCATGCGCTCGGACTCACCGCCGCGGCGTACGGCGGGCTCGCGGGCTACCTCGCGGTCCCCGCGCAGAGCATCTGGGGCTGGCCGCTCGCGGCTCTCGGGCTCGGACTCGTCGTCGTCGGGGGCCTCAGCCTGGCCGTCACCCAGGACAAGCCCGAGATCCACCTCGTGCCCATCGCCCTCGGTGCCTCGATCGGGATCACGGCCACGGCGGCCGCGGTCTTCGGCGACCCGCTCGCCTCGTACGCGCTGATGCTCGCGACCACGGCCCTGCTCGCGAACGGCATCCCCTGGCTGGCTCTGAGCTCCACCCGCATCCGGGTGATCTCGCCGCAGAGCGACGCCGACATGTTCTCCGCGCCGCAGCCCATCGACGCCGAGGAGGTGAAGCGTCGCGCCGCCGCCGGCACCCGCACGCTCATCGCGCTCCGTGCCGCGCTCGGCCTCGCCGCCCTCATCGCGACCCCGCTCGTCGCCGCCAGCGGCGTCACGGGCGCCGTGCTGTGCGTGCTCGCCTTCGTCGGCATGATGTTCCAGTCGCGGCAGATGCACGCCCGGCTCGGGGTACTCGTGCTGATGGCGATCGGGGCGATCGGCCTCGCCGCGACCGGTGTGACCGTCGCCCTCGCCCTCCCCGACGTGCGCACCTGGATGCTGCTCATCCTCGTGGTCGCCACCGTGGTGCTCATCGGGCTCACGCTGCTCACGCCGAAGGCCCGCCTCCGCCTCACGCGGCTCGGCGACACGGTCGAGGTCGTCGCGCTCGCCCTCCTGCTCCCGCTCGGGGTCATCACGGCGGGGCTCGTCTGA
- a CDS encoding WXG100 family type VII secretion target — protein sequence MADVISAEEGALRRGAQAVRETKSGIDQQTKKVRGEIEQLRGFWTGAAAASFTTLMSRWDEQARQLNEVLVTLEDALAGTERDQAATEESHQQTIAGLGSMMGA from the coding sequence ATGGCTGATGTCATCTCCGCAGAAGAGGGGGCTCTGCGTCGCGGAGCCCAGGCCGTGCGGGAGACGAAGTCCGGGATCGATCAGCAGACCAAGAAGGTCCGCGGTGAGATCGAGCAGCTGCGCGGGTTCTGGACGGGTGCGGCCGCCGCATCGTTCACCACGCTGATGTCGCGGTGGGACGAGCAGGCTCGTCAGCTCAACGAGGTCCTCGTGACGCTCGAGGATGCCCTCGCCGGCACCGAGCGCGACCAGGCCGCGACCGAAGAATCCCACCAGCAGACCATCGCGGGCCTCGGCTCGATGATGGGCGCCTGA
- a CDS encoding WXG100 family type VII secretion target, which translates to MSVRPEQVNALAAQIRSGSQGIRSELDRLESEVSKLRAAWDGAAQQAYDQAQAKWNRSLSEMQQLLTQIAGKTEEISGQYVQTDKSAAGRFGA; encoded by the coding sequence ATGTCCGTTCGCCCGGAGCAGGTCAACGCTCTCGCGGCGCAGATCCGCAGCGGGTCGCAGGGTATTCGTTCCGAGCTGGACCGCCTCGAGTCCGAGGTCAGCAAGCTTCGTGCGGCGTGGGATGGTGCCGCGCAGCAGGCCTACGACCAGGCGCAGGCCAAGTGGAACCGCTCGCTGAGCGAGATGCAGCAGCTGCTCACGCAGATCGCCGGGAAGACCGAGGAGATCTCGGGTCAGTACGTGCAGACCGATAAGTCGGCTGCGGGGCGCTTCGGCGCGTGA